The Streptomyces sp. B3I8 nucleotide sequence TGGCTCGACCCTTCGAAGTTCGAGAACATCGACCACGCCTTCCACACGCTCTTCGATGACTTCTGTGACGCCGATGAGCCTGAGCGGTTTCTCGGCATCAGCTTGAGAACGGAGGAAGAGGTAGCCCTCATGCGGGCACTCGGCGTCGCGCTCAACGCTGCCGCCGCGGAGGCACCCCACGACACCGACGCTGAGTACCTTCAGGCATCAGCCTGGCCCGAAGTCGTGGCCATCGCCGGACGCCTCGCTCAGGTAATGGTCTCGAACGACCTGCGTTTGCTGAGCGGTGGGCAGCATGCGTGAGTGTCTAACTGCGTGACAACGCCGACGAACAACGGCGGACGAGCGCGGACTTCAGCGGACCATCAGTGCAGGTGAGAAGCGCACCAGCCCAAGGCGCCGCCCTCACCCAAGTTGCTTCGGGACGAAGCAGTCCTCTCCCCAAGGTCTCGGCCCCGCGCGTCCGCCGGCGCGGCTTGCTCTGGTCGACGGGCAAACTCAGCAGCGTGGCCGAGGCCAGTGTGGGTTCAGCGAGACACACGCGCGCCTGGTCGGTCGGCCCACCCACCGTCGTAGCTGACTGTCGGTGGCTGAGGCTCAGACGGACCGCATGTAAGACAAACGTCGTCACTCGGGGACAGGTCTCCCTCGCCTCTGCCACACTCCGCGCATGGGGCGCTGTGCTGGAGTAACACGACGAGGGCAAGCATGCCGGAACAGGGCAGGGCGGAACGGGTTCTGCCATCTGCATGGGGGCGGGCGGCGTGGCCGAGCACCCAGACTCCGTGCCCCGTCCCCACGTCTCACACGCTCACATCCACAGCCCAGTCCTGTACGACGGCCACGCCGAAGAGGTCGGTTGTGGCGACTGTGGTGGTTCCTCGTGAGCTGGTTCGAGTGGCTGCGCGGCGGCGGCCGACGCCGGCGGAGTCCTGAAGGATGACGCCTACCCATCAGGTTGGCTGGGCCGTCTCTGGGCCGTCCGAGGCCGCTCAATGATGGCCAATGACGACCAACGACGACCACCAGGCGCACGAGCCCACCGCCCCCGACCTGCAAAAACCCAGCTCACCAAGATCCCCGGAAAGACCCAGGGCAAGAAGAAGTAAGCGCACACCAGTAAGCCCCCGACCTGCTGCTTCCTGGCGGATCGGGGGCTTACTGGTGGGGCTGGGCCGGCGTCGCACTCGGGCAGGGTGGGGCAGCCTGGGCCGGGTGGGCATTCTGGGACCATGCCGAACAGCCAGGGGTCTCACGTGAAGGTGCACTTTCGGCTTGAGATCGAGGACGACTGGCCCCCGGTGTCGGTGGAGAGTCTGTGGGCGGTCGATCAGGGGGACGGGACCGCGCGGCTCGACAATGTTCCTTGGTTCGTCCGTGGCATCGCCTGTGGGGACATCGTGGCCACCGACGCCGATGAGGAGGGTGTGCGATGGGCCGGCACGGTGGTGCGGGGTTCGGAGAACTGCACCATCCGTCTCATCGTGTTCCGTGACGGCGGTTCCGGAGCCGCACGGCAGAGTGTGATCGACGCCTTCCACGCGCTGGGGGTGTACGGGGAGGGCGTCGAGCGGTTCCGCATGGTCGCTCTGGATGTTCCGCCCGCCGCTGATATCGCCAAGGTGCGGCGGCTGCTCGACCGCGGTGTGGCGCGGGAGTGGTGGGCCGTGGAAGAGGGATGCGTCACCGAGTGGTGGCGGGCCGCCGCCCAAGGATGAGGCGGCGGGCCTGTCAGACGGGTTCGGCGAAGAAGCGGTTGCGGACCTCGTCCGGTGGGTGCGATTCGATCACGTAGTCGCCGCCCTTCTGGTCGTTGGAGAGGAACAGGAAGCCCTGCGCGTCGGCGCTCCAGAACGTCCAGCTGCCCTCCGACTGCTGGTTGGGGAACAGGCTGTTCCGGGGCTCGTGCTCGAAGGGGTGCGCCTCCACCACCCGGTCGCCCGCGCGCACGTCGTTGGATACGAAGACGTAGCAGTCCGTTGCCGGGTTGAAGAGGCGGACGCCGCCGTTGCCGTCGGGGTGGGCCTCGAACTGGTCGCGGAACTCGTCGGGGAAGGGGTGACCTTCCAGAACATGGTCGGGGCCTTCCATGTCGTTCGAGACGAAGAGCCACTGACCGTTGTGCTGATAACTGCGCAGTCTGAATCTTCCGTTCGGGAGAGGCATGATTCAGCCCCTTCTATCGAGATCACATTGTATGTACTATTTTTCCACTTTTCGGTAGTGGTGGCGAGGTGAGGCAACTCGGACCGGTGAGTGCGGCGTTGGCTCAGTGGCTGCTGCCGGGGCCCTCTCCCCCTCCTCCCGCGATCCGGTCCGCACGGCCTGCCCTAGTCGGCCATGTCCACGTTGTCCAAGTAGAAGCGGACCGAGGCGATCCGGTCGTTCTCGAGGGTCAGGATGGTGACGCCGCACGACAGGTAGCGCGTGTTCTCCACTGTGGTGCCGCCGATCTCCCACTCGGCCCACACCTGGTCGCCGTCCACGACGGACCGCCGGACGGCCGCCACCAGGTCGGGGACGTGGGCGAACAGGCCGCCCCAGTTCTCCCGCATCTTCGCGTGGTCGATGACGCCCCGCTGCGGGTGCAGCGGCTGGTAGGAGCGGAGGTTCTCGGCGAAGCAGTCGGCGAAGGCATCCAGGTCATGGGCGTTCATGGCCTTTTGCATGCGGCTCAGGATGGTCTGGGACGTCGTCTTCTCGTTCATGCCCGTGACGATGCCAGCCGGGAAGCCGGTCAGCCTGGGCCTGTCTGGCCCCCGACGGCGTCGGCGGCGCGGTCACCGACCAGCTCGTGCAGCCGCCCCGCGCCCACGGAGCCCGGCGGTGCAGTGAAGATCATCGCGACGGCGTCGCCGTCCGGGACGGCGAGCAGGTCGCAGTCGAGCGTGATGTCACCGACGTCCGGATGACTCAGTACGGAACGGTCCTCCTGCGCGCCGGTGGTCCGCGCGGTGCGCCACAGGCCGTCGAACGACGCGCTGGTGCCGCGCAGTTCGTCGACGAGCGCGGCGAGGGAGTCGTCCGCCGGATAGCGCAGGAAAGCGGTGCGGAGCCGCCCGGTGAGCAGCGCCTCGAAGCCGGTCGCGTACTCGGCGGTGCGGTGGACCCTGCTGGGGGCGTCGCCGAAGATCCGCCACGCCAGGTTGTGGTCCCAGGGGCTCGCGGTCGGCTCCCCGCACTGCAGTGCGGCCCACGCGTCGTTCCAGCCGACCACGTTCCACGCCGCGTCGCACAGGCACATCGGGGTGTTCCCCAGCCGTTCGAGCAGGCGCATGGCGCCCGCCCCGGTCACGTGCGGTACCTGTCCGTCGGCCGCGGCGTGTCCGGCCAGCGCGCAGAGCCGCTCGTACTCCGCCTCGCTCAGCCGCAGTGCGCGGGCCAGGGCGGTCACGACGGTGGGAGACGGGCGGCGACGCCCCTGCTCCAGGCGTCTGAGGTAGTCCGCGGAGACGTCGGCCAGCTCGGCGAGTTCCTCCCGGCGCAGGCCTCGGGCCCGCCGGCGTCCGCCGGACGGCAGTCCGACCGCGGAGGGGGTGGTGCGGTCACGGAACTCCCGCAGCGCCGCCCCGAGTTCGTGTGCCCCCATGGATCCAGTCTGCCGCACCGCGACGACGGGATGGCCGCGACGTGGCCGCCGCGTGGTGACCGAGCGCGACGACGTGGCCGCCGGGCCGTCGCACGGAAGCTCCCTGCCCGCGGCACCTCCGCGGGCAGGGAGCTTCGTTCGTCACTCGTTCCTCACGTCTGCCGGATCCCGGCCGTCGCGTCAGTGGCGGCGGCCGCGCCCCCAGGAGACGCTGTCGACGCGGTGACCGCGGTCGTTGCGCAGGGTCGCCGTGTCGCGCTCGTCCCAGACCTCGTGCCGACGGTCCTGGTACACGTCATGGCGGGTGTCGTAACCCCGTCCGGTGTGGACGCGCACCGTCGAGCGGCCCTCCAGACGGTAGTGACGGAAGGTGTAGGTGCGGCCGCTCTCGTCGGACAGCGTCCAGCCGTTCAGGTTGACCCCGTGGCGACCGCTGTTGGAGATCTCCACCCACTCCTTGTTGAGGGTGCGGTTGTCGCCGTCGTCCCGGCCCGGGGCGTCGAACCTCACGTGGGTGATCTGAACCTGCTGGCGCTGCGGGAACGCGTGGTCGGCGGCGGACGCCGGCAGCGCCGCCACTCCGAGCAGTGCCCCCGCCGCGAGCGCGGCGGCGACGAGACGACGGGGGGCGAAGGAAGCGGAAGCGGGAGCGGAATTGGACACAGGTTCCCCCTGCATGGTGCGGGCACGCCTCGCCCACGGCCTCGGGCCGCAGACGGGAACGGTGCGATGTGCGAGTGCGACCGGCCGGCCGCACGTCCCCACAGTGCTCTCGAAGGGCACCGCATGAACCCGACATGGACGTTGTGTTACACCTTGTCCATATTTTCGTGACCCTCGCCTGCAACGTCCATCTATGAGATGACGGCGTCAGGTTGACGTCGCACCGACCGTTTCGCCGCCGACTACACAGGCCCGTCGGGGCCTCACGCCAGATCGCGCCACCCCGGCAGACCTTCGCATCGTCACCCGAAAGTGGGTAACGAGCGGAGCTGTGTTCACGGGTGCATGCGCGCGCCCTTGAAGGTCTTGTCGACCGCGTTGCGGGGGCCGTGGACCGCGAGGCCGACGAGGTCCAGATCCGTGGTCGGCACGGCCCGCACCGCCGCCCGGTTGTCGTGGTCGTTGCCCGTGGCGAACAGGTCCCGGGTGAACAGGGCGCGGGGCAGCGCGCGGGACAGCGCGCGGGTGTGGGCGGCCTTCAGGATCTCCTTCGTGCCCTCGAAGATCAGCACCGGTTGGCGGAACATCGGCAGATACGCCACTCCGTCCGCGTCCGCGTAGGGCTCCCCGACCACCTCGGGCACCTGCGTGCCCAGGCCGCTGACCAGGAACGCGGTCACGTTCAGGCGTTGCCACGTCTCCAGGTCGTCACGGAGCAGAACGGCGATCTTCGTGTCGAAGCGGGTGACGGGGGCGGCCGCGCCGCGCACGGAGGCTTCGACGATTCCGGCGGGCCCGGCGGCCCCGGCGGCCCCGGCAGTTCCGGTGACCCCGGCGGTCTCAGCGGTTCCGGCAGTTCCAGCGGTTCCGGTGCTTCCAGCGGTTCCGGTGCTCTCGGCGTTCTCGGTGCTCATGGAGTGAGACTGCCGGTACACGCGTGGCCCGGTCTTGTACGTTTTTTGCATGGTCGCTCAGCGCGAGGTCTCCGCCTGGCGCCCGCGCGTACCGGGCGTCGTGGAGGTCTTCCACGCCCACTACACCGAGTACGCCTACCCGATGCACGTCCACGACGCCTGGACGCTGCTGATCGTGGACGACGGCGCCGTGCGGTACGACCTGGACCGGCACGAGCACGGCACCCCGCACGACACCGTCTCCCTGCTGCCGCCGCACGTCCCGCACAACGGGTCACCGGTGACCGAGCGCGGTTTCCGCAAGCGGGTGCTCTACCTCGATCTCTCGGTGCTCGACGCGGGGCTGGTGGGCGCCGCCGTCGACGGCCCCGACCTGCGCGATCCGCTGCTGCGTGCCCGGATCGGACAGTTGCACACCGCGCTCGGCCGGCCCGGCGACGAGTTCGAGGCGGAGAGCCGGCTGACCCTCGTCACCGAACGGCTGTACGGGCATCTGCGGTCCCGGCAGCGCCTTCAGGTGCCGCCCCCGGACCGCGGCGTCGCCCACCGGCTGCGCGAACTGCTCGACGCGCGGCTCGTGGAGGGGGTCGCGCTGGAGGAGGCGGCGCGGCTGGTGCACGCGCATCCGGCACACCTCGTACGGGCGTTCAGTCGCTGTTTCGGGATCGCGCCGCACCAGTACCTGATGTCGCGCCGGGTCGAGCGCGTCCGTCGGCTGCTGCTGCGGGGGATGCGGCCGGCCGATGCCGCGGTCGCCGGCGGATTCTACGACCAGGCCCACTTGACCCGGCACTTCCGGCGGCTGGTGGGGGTCACACCGGGCCAGTACGCGCGTACGGGCGCGGCCGCGGGCCGCACGGGCTGAAACGGCGGCGCTCAGCCCTCGTCGTCCACGTCCCGGGTGAGGCGGGTGAACGCCTCCAGGTTGCGCGTCGACTCGCCGCGCGAGACCCGCCACGCGTACTCCTTGCGGATCGCGGAGGCGAAACCGAGTTCGAGGAGGGTGTTGAAATCGCCGTCCGCCGCCTCCAGGACGGAGCCGAGGAGACGGTCGAGCTCCTCGGAGGTGACGGCCGCCAGCGGCACCTTGCCCGCCAGGTAGATGTCACCGAGGCGGTCGACGGCGTAGGCGACGCCGTACAGCTTGAGGTTGCGCTCCAGGAGCCAGCGGTGGACGCCGGCCTCGTTCTCGTCGGGGTGGCGGACGACGAACGCGTTCAGGGAGAGCGCGTGCCGGCCGATGCGCAAGGAGAGCGTGGTCGACAGCTTCCGGGTGCCGGGGAGCTTGACGACGTACGCGCCGGGCTCGGGGCTCTCCCACTCCAGGTCGGCGTCCTTCAGGGCGGCCTCGACGACCTCGCCCGCACGTGTCACCCGCTGCTCCGCCTCAGCCATGGTGGGAGCGTACGCGACGGGCCTCGGCGGCGGCCGCGCGCAGACGGCGCCGGTGTTCGTGGACGGCTCCGGTGTACACCTCGGCGGTGGCGGCGGCCGCCGCGTCCCAGCCGAAGGAGCGGGCGTGCCGGGCGGCGGCGTCGCCCATGGTGTCCGTGAGCGTCGGCGTGTCGGCGAAGTCCTCCAGCACGCGCGCATAGGCGGCGGGATCGTGCCCGTCGATCAGGAAGCCCGTACATCGGTCCCGCACGGCGACCGGCAGCCCGCCGACGGCGGCGGCGAGCACCGGCGTGCCGGCCGCCTGTGCCTCTATGGCGACGAGGCCGAACGACTCGCTGTAGGAGGGCATGACCAGGACGGAGGCGGCCCGGAACCAGTCGGCGAGCTGCTCCTGTCCGACGGGCGGCCGGAACCGTACGACGTCGGCGATGCCGAGCCGGGCGGCGAGTTTCTGCAGCCCCTCTGGCTTGGCCAGGCCGCTGCCGCTGGGGCCGCCCACGACGGGGACGACGATGCGGGAGCGCAGGTCGGGGCGCTGGTCGAGGAGGACGGCGACCGCGCGCAGGAGTATGTCAGGGGCCTTGAGGGGCTGGATGCGGCCCGCGAAGAGGGGGACGAGCGCGTCCTGGGGCAGGCCGAGGCGGGCGCGGGCGGCGGCGCGGCCGTCCGCGGGACGGAAGCGGTCCAGGTTGACGCCGGGGTGGACGACGGCGACCTGCGCGGGGTCGGCGTCGTAATGGCGCACGAGTTCGCCGGCCTCCTCGTCGGTGTTGGCGATGAGGCGGTCGGCGGCCCGTACGACCTGGGTCTCGCCGATGACGCGGGCGGCCGGCTCGGGGGTGTCGCCGGCGGCGAGGCTGGCGTTCTTGACCTTGGCCATGGTGTGCATGGCGTGCACGAGGGGGACGCCCCAGCGCTGGGCGGCGAGCCAGCCGACGTGGCCGGAGAGCCAGTAGTGCGAGTGGACGAGGTCGTAGTGGCCGGGGCGGTGGCCGGCCCACGCCTGCATCACGCCGTGCGTGAAGGCGCAGAGCTGGGCGGGCAGGTCCTCCTTGGCGAGACCCTCGTAGGGGCCGGCGTCGATGTGCCGGACGAGGACGCCGGGGCACAGTTGGACGGTGGGGTCCATGGCGGCGCTGGTGGAGCGGGTGAAGATCTCGACCTGGATGTTGAGGGCGGCCAGACGCTGGGCCAGCTCCACGATGTAGACGTTCATGCCGCCCGCGTCGCCCGTGCCGGGCTGGTGCAGGGGGGAGGTGTGCACGGACAGCATCGCGACGCGGCGGGGGCGGCGGGAGAGGCGCAGGCGGGGGGAGGAGGTGGCTGCCGATCGACGCCCGAGCCTGTTGATGTACTGGCTCACGGTGGCGTTCCTCCTTGCAGCGGGCGGACGAGGGCGTGTGGGGCGCGGGGCGGGTGTGTCGGAGCGCGGGGCGGGCGTGGGTGCCCCTCCGACTAGGGCGAACGCCGGAGCGTTCCGCTCCATTTCCGGCGGGCGGATCTTTGCCGAGTTATTACCGGAGTTCGCTCAACCGTTCGAGGGTGGAGGCGGGTACCTCGTGCGG carries:
- a CDS encoding DUF4265 domain-containing protein, producing MPNSQGSHVKVHFRLEIEDDWPPVSVESLWAVDQGDGTARLDNVPWFVRGIACGDIVATDADEEGVRWAGTVVRGSENCTIRLIVFRDGGSGAARQSVIDAFHALGVYGEGVERFRMVALDVPPAADIAKVRRLLDRGVAREWWAVEEGCVTEWWRAAAQG
- a CDS encoding nuclear transport factor 2 family protein — its product is MNEKTTSQTILSRMQKAMNAHDLDAFADCFAENLRSYQPLHPQRGVIDHAKMRENWGGLFAHVPDLVAAVRRSVVDGDQVWAEWEIGGTTVENTRYLSCGVTILTLENDRIASVRFYLDNVDMAD
- a CDS encoding helix-turn-helix domain-containing protein, which gives rise to MGAHELGAALREFRDRTTPSAVGLPSGGRRRARGLRREELAELADVSADYLRRLEQGRRRPSPTVVTALARALRLSEAEYERLCALAGHAAADGQVPHVTGAGAMRLLERLGNTPMCLCDAAWNVVGWNDAWAALQCGEPTASPWDHNLAWRIFGDAPSRVHRTAEYATGFEALLTGRLRTAFLRYPADDSLAALVDELRGTSASFDGLWRTARTTGAQEDRSVLSHPDVGDITLDCDLLAVPDGDAVAMIFTAPPGSVGAGRLHELVGDRAADAVGGQTGPG
- a CDS encoding lamin tail domain-containing protein is translated as MSNSAPASASFAPRRLVAAALAAGALLGVAALPASAADHAFPQRQQVQITHVRFDAPGRDDGDNRTLNKEWVEISNSGRHGVNLNGWTLSDESGRTYTFRHYRLEGRSTVRVHTGRGYDTRHDVYQDRRHEVWDERDTATLRNDRGHRVDSVSWGRGRRH
- a CDS encoding DUF2000 family protein; translation: MVEASVRGAAAPVTRFDTKIAVLLRDDLETWQRLNVTAFLVSGLGTQVPEVVGEPYADADGVAYLPMFRQPVLIFEGTKEILKAAHTRALSRALPRALFTRDLFATGNDHDNRAAVRAVPTTDLDLVGLAVHGPRNAVDKTFKGARMHP
- a CDS encoding AraC family transcriptional regulator, with translation MVAQREVSAWRPRVPGVVEVFHAHYTEYAYPMHVHDAWTLLIVDDGAVRYDLDRHEHGTPHDTVSLLPPHVPHNGSPVTERGFRKRVLYLDLSVLDAGLVGAAVDGPDLRDPLLRARIGQLHTALGRPGDEFEAESRLTLVTERLYGHLRSRQRLQVPPPDRGVAHRLRELLDARLVEGVALEEAARLVHAHPAHLVRAFSRCFGIAPHQYLMSRRVERVRRLLLRGMRPADAAVAGGFYDQAHLTRHFRRLVGVTPGQYARTGAAAGRTG
- a CDS encoding YbjN domain-containing protein → MAEAEQRVTRAGEVVEAALKDADLEWESPEPGAYVVKLPGTRKLSTTLSLRIGRHALSLNAFVVRHPDENEAGVHRWLLERNLKLYGVAYAVDRLGDIYLAGKVPLAAVTSEELDRLLGSVLEAADGDFNTLLELGFASAIRKEYAWRVSRGESTRNLEAFTRLTRDVDDEG
- the mshA gene encoding D-inositol-3-phosphate glycosyltransferase, producing the protein MSQYINRLGRRSAATSSPRLRLSRRPRRVAMLSVHTSPLHQPGTGDAGGMNVYIVELAQRLAALNIQVEIFTRSTSAAMDPTVQLCPGVLVRHIDAGPYEGLAKEDLPAQLCAFTHGVMQAWAGHRPGHYDLVHSHYWLSGHVGWLAAQRWGVPLVHAMHTMAKVKNASLAAGDTPEPAARVIGETQVVRAADRLIANTDEEAGELVRHYDADPAQVAVVHPGVNLDRFRPADGRAAARARLGLPQDALVPLFAGRIQPLKAPDILLRAVAVLLDQRPDLRSRIVVPVVGGPSGSGLAKPEGLQKLAARLGIADVVRFRPPVGQEQLADWFRAASVLVMPSYSESFGLVAIEAQAAGTPVLAAAVGGLPVAVRDRCTGFLIDGHDPAAYARVLEDFADTPTLTDTMGDAAARHARSFGWDAAAAATAEVYTGAVHEHRRRLRAAAAEARRVRSHHG